The Phaeacidiphilus oryzae TH49 region CCGTCGAGGGCCGGGTCAACCAGATCAAGGCCGAGATCGAGGCCTCGGACTCCGACTGGGACCGCGAGAAGCTGCAGGAGCGGCTGGCCAAGCTGGCCGGCGGCGTCTGCGTCATCCGCGTCGGCGCGGCCACCGAGGTCGAGCTGAAGGAGAAGAAGCACCGCCTGGAGGACGCGATCTCCGCCACCCGCGCGGCGATCGAGGAGGGCATCGTCGCCGGCGGCGGCGCCTCCCTGGTGCACTCCGCCAAGGTGCTGGAGGACGGCCTCGGCCTGAAGGACGACGAGGCCACCGGTGTCGCCGTGGTCCGCCGCGCGCTGGTCGAGCCGGCCCGCTGGATCGCCACCAACGCCGGCCAGGAGGGCTACGTCGTCACCTCCAAGACCGCCGACCTGAAGAACGAGCGCGAGGGGTACAACGCCGCGACCGGCGAGTACACCGACCTCGTCAAGATCGGCGTCATCGACCCGGTCAAGGTCACCCGCTCCGCGCTGGAGAACGCCGCGTCGATCGCGGCGCTGCTGCTCACCACCGAGACGCTGGTGGTCGAGAAGCCGGAGGAGGAGTCGGACGAGGCGGCCGGCGGCCACGGCCACTCGCACGGCCACGCGCACTGAGGTTGCCACCTCTGAGCTGAGCCCGCTCGGGGGGTTCTTGGGGCTTTCGCCCCAGGGCCCCAGGGCGGGCTTTGCGCGTTACGGGGGGCAAGCGGGTCTTCGCGGGCGGGTGCGGCGCCGTTGACCGCTGGGCGCGCAGTTCCCCGCGCCCCTGATGTGCCTGGCCCTTCGGGCCGCACATCAGCGGCGCTCCCCGGGTTTCAGCGCCGAAGGCGCGAAATCAGGGGCGCGGGGAACTGCGCGCCCAGCGGTCAACGGCGCCGCACCCGCGGACGGCTCAGCCGGTGGACGCCCGTAGCGCGGCTATCGCGGAGCGAACATCCTCGCGCGTGTTGAACACGTGGAACGAGACCCGCAGCGCGCCCGCCCGGTGCGAGGTGACCACCGACGGCGACGCCAGCGGCGGAGCCCCCGGCAGGGAGACGATCGCGGAGGCGTTTTCCGCGACCGGCTTGTAGCCCAGATCCGTCGCCGCCTCCCGGAACTCCCGCGCCAGCGCCAGGTCATGGCGGTTGATCCGGTCGATCCCGACCTCCGCGAGGAACGCCAGCGACTCCGCGGTGGCGACGCACCCCAGCCAGTCCGGCGTCGAGTCGAAGCGCCGCGCGTCCGCGGCCTGCTCGACCGCGTCGTAGGTGTTCGCCCACGGGTCCTCCGCCGAGTACCACCCGGGGCCGACCGGCCGCAGCCCGTCCTCCCGCGCCGCCGTCCCGTCCAGCACGCAGAAGCCGACGCTGCGCGCTCCCAGCAGCCACTTGAAGCAGCCGCAGACCCAGTAGTCCGCGTCGGCGGCGTCCAGCGGCAGCCAGCCGGCCGCCTGGGTGGCGTCCACCAGCAGCCGCGCCCCCCGCTCCCGGCAGACGGCGTGCAGCGCGCGCAGATCGGTGACCCGGCCGTCCGCGGACTGCACCACGGAGACGGTGACCAGCGCGGTCGAGTCGCGGACCGACTCGGCCAGCCGCTCCAGCGGCACGGTCCGCACCGCGAGGTCCCCGCGGGAGTGGAAGGCCTGGACGGCGGAGGCGAACTCGCCCTGCGCGCAGAGCACCTCGGCCCCGCCGGGCAGCGCGGCGGCGATCGGCGCGATCAGCGCGGAGGCGGTGGATCCGATGGCGGTGTCCGCGGCCCGGGCGCCGAGCAGCCCCGCGAAGCGGGAGCGTGCCTCGGCGACGATCTGCGGATCGCGGCTGATCGGGGCGCCCCGACCGGACTGCCAGGTGTCGAGCGCGGCGCGTACCGCGTCGAAGCTGCGGGCCGGCGGGAGCCCGTAGGAGGCGGTGTTGAGGTAGGCGGTCTCTGGGGCGAACTGGTCCCGGACGAAGCCGGGCAGGATGTCGCTGGATTCCGGCATGGCAGCAGGATCGCCCGAGCCGAAGGATAAGTCCAGACCGTTTTCGTTTCGGCGGGATCCAAGCCTCGCTTATGCTTGGCGGCATGATCGAGGTACGCCATCTGAGAGTGCTCCGGGCCGTCGCGCGGGCCGGCTCGTACTCCGCGGCCGCGCGGGAGCTGGGGCTGACCCAGCCCGCGATCAGCCAGCAGATGAAGGCGCTGGAGAAGTCCGTCGGGACCCCGCTGGTGGCCCGGGTCGGCCGGGAGACCCGGCTGACCGAGGCCGGCGAGGTGCTCACCCGGCACGCCAACGGCGTGCTGGCGGGGCTGGCGGCGGCGGAGGAGGAACTGGCGGCGATCGCCGGGCTGAGCGCCGGACGGGTCCGGCTGGTCTCCTTCCCGACCGCGTGCTCGGCGCTGGTCCCGGCGGCGGTCGCCCGGCTGCGGGCGGCCGAGCCGGGGGTGCGGGTCTCGCTGGTGGAGGCCGAGCCGCCGGAGGCGGTGGCGATGCTGCGGGCCGGCGAGTGCGAGGTGGCCCTCGCCTTCCGGTATCCGGACGGCGCGCCGGCCGACGCGGCGGCCGGCGGTTGCGCGGACTGGACCGATCTGGACGTGCGGCCGCTGCTGGAGGACCGGCTGGTGGGGGTGCTGCCGGCCGGGCACCGGCTGGCCGGGCGCGGCGAGGAGCGGCCGGTGGGGCTGGACGAGCTGGCCGGCGAGCAGTGGATCGCCGGCTGCCCGCAGTGCCGCGGGCAGCTGGTGGAGATGTGCGCCGCGGCCGGCTTCGCGCCGGACATCGACTTCGCGACCGACGACTATCCGGCGGTGGTCAGCCTGGTGGCCACCGGGCTCGGGGTGGCGGTGCTGCCGGAGATGGCGATGGAGTCGGTGCGGCGGAGCGGGGTCGAGGTGGTCCCGGTGGTGCCGAGCGTCCGCCGCGAGGTGGCGGCGCTGACGCTGCCCGGGCTGGCCCAGGTGCCGGCGGTGGCGCTGATGATGGACCAGTTCGCGGCCGCCGTCGCGGAATGAGGCGCGGACGCCGGGAGGGCGTCCGCTGCGGGGGGATGCGCCGATGCGTGATGTGCCGATGCGCTGAAAAAACGTTTCTGCTGGTTGAGCCGCGGCCGGTGCCCGCCGGGTGGCGGCCGGTCAGTAGTAGGCGGCCGTACGGTGCCGCCGGACCAGGCCCAGTTCGGCCATCTCGTCCTCTTCCTCGTCGAGGTCCCGGGCGAGGTCCGGGTCGGGGGCGCGGTGCCGGGACCTGCCCAGCATCTCCTCGCGCTCGTCCTCGGTGAGGCCGCCCCAGACGCCGTACGGCTCGCGTACGGCCAGGGCGTGGGCGGCGCACTCGGCCCGCACGGGGCAGCGCATGCAGACCTCCTTGGCCGCCTGCTCGCGGGAGGTCCGGGCGGCCCCGCGCTCGCCCTCGGGGTGGAAGAAGAGCGAGCTGTCGACCCCGCGGCAGGCCGCGGAGAGCTGCCAGTCCCACAGGTCTGCGTTGGGGCCGGGAAGGCGTGAGAAGTCGGCCATGAGCTCATCCCCTCGGTTCGTGGGCGAAAGCTGAAAATATGACGAACTGTTCGAAACTGGAGTGTATGTGACGAGCACCACTCAGACTGGCATAGCGTGACTATCAGCTCCAAATCACATCAACAGAACATCAAGCCGGGCATTCACGACACGCGCGGGTGCGGAGAGCGGGGGCTGAACGGCTCAGTAGGCGGGTAGACCAGCTCAGATGCTTCGGATTCGGGGTCGCGAGCGGCGTGCGGAGGTCGGCTGAGCGGTAAATCTGCGCCGTGGTACCGGGAACTATGGGTGATCGGTAACCTTTCGGCCACGTAGAGTGGTGGAGGCAGCTGCCGACCCCGTAACTCATTCGAGTGACGGTCGTTGGGAGTGCGGAGGCGGTCAACAGGCGCAGGGCTTCGCGGACCGTCGCGCGGCGAACGGGCGACGGACGGTGAAGCCGTCCGGCGTCGCGGTGGCCCGTATCGGAGACGATTTCGTACCAGCCAGGAGGCACAACGTGACCCGGATCAGCTGCGGAGGGCGGTCATGACTTCCGTACTCGTCTGCGACGATTCCCCGCTCGCCCGTGAGGCGCTGCGCCGTGCGGTGGCGACCGTGCCAGGTGTGGACAGGGTGACCACCGCGACCAACGGCGAGGAGGTGCTGCGGCGCTGGGTCGCCGACCGCTCCGACCTGGTGCTGATGGACGTGCGGATGCCCGGCCTCGGCGGGGTCGAGACCGTGCGCCGGCTGCTGTCGGCCGACCCGGGAGCGCGGATCATCATGCTCACCGTGGCCGAGGACCTCGACGGGGTCGCCCTCGCGGTGGCCGCGGGAGCCCGCGGCTACCTCCACAAGGACGCCTCGCGCGCGGAGCTGCGGGCCACCGTCACCCAGGCCCTCGCCGACCCCACCTGGCGGCTGGCCCCGCGCCGGCTGCGCTGCGCCGAGATGGGCGCCGCGCCGACGCTGACCGCCCGGGAGATCCAGGTGCTCGAGGGGATGAGCCACGGCCGCAGCAACGCCGAGATCGGCCGGGAGCTCTTCCTCTCCGAGGACACGGTGAAGACCCACGCGCGGCGGCTCTTCAAGAAGCTCGGCGCCTCGGACCGGGCGCATGCGGTGGCCCTCGGATTCCGCTGGGGGTTGGTGCGCTGAGCACCGACCCCGGCGCTCTCGGCGAGCGGGCCACGGGGACTCCAGGGACTGGATGGAGGGGCGGGTTCGCCGGGGCGTGCTGTCCGGTTTCCCCTCCGAGGACGCACCATGGAGGCATGGAGCACCTCGGGGAGCCGGTGGCAGATGCAGGAGGGGCGCCGCGCAGCGCCTCGGACAGGGGTGGCGGCCGGGCCACGGGCGAGCGTGACGCGGATAACGTTCCGGTGCACAAGTCGGAGGGGGGTGCCGCGTTTCCCGTCGTGAACAGGCACCATGGACCGGTGCGTGACGACGACGAGGCGAGCTCCCCCGGGGACGGCGCTGCGGCCGGTGCGAGTGGTACTCGCGTCGGGGGCGCCGGAGTCGCCGGGGTCGCAGCCGGAGAGCTGGTCGTTCGCGCGGTGCAGGGGGACGGCGCGGCGACCGGGGAACTGCTGGCGCAGGTGCATCCGCTGGTGCACCGCTACTGCCGGGCGCGGCTGGCCCGGCTGCCGGGGGACGCCCGGCACCATGTGGACGACGTGGCCCAGGAGGTCTGCCTCGCGCTGCTGAGCGCGTTGCCGCGGTACCGGGACGAGGGCCGTCCGTTCGAGGCGTTCGTCTACGGCATCGCGGCACACAAGATCGCTGATCTGCAGCGGGCCGCGATGCGCGGTCCCGCGGGGCAGGCGGCGATCCTCGCCGAGGAGCTGCCGGAGACGGCGGACGAGTCGCTCGGCCCCGAGGAGCGGGCGCTGCTGAGCTCGGACGCGGCCTGGATGCGGGAGCTGCTGGCCTGTCTGACCGACCGTCAGCGGGAACTGGTGCTGCTGCGGGTCGCGGCGGGGTTGACCGCGGAGGAGACCGGCGAGGTGCTGGGGATGTCCGCGGGGGCCGTTCGGGTGGCCCAGCACCGGGCGTTGGGGCGGCTGCGGGAGCTGGCCGCGTCCGCGCGGGCCGCGCGGTCCTCCTCCGGGGCGGAGCAGGGGCCGGACCGTCCGGAGGGCTTGAGCGCTTAAGGCGCGGCGCCACGCGGCGCCACGCGGCGCCACGGTTCCCGGCGCGCACGAAGGGGGCGTCAGGGGCGCGGGGCACCGCGCGACCGGCCCGGCGCCACGCCGCACTCCGTGCCGCACTCCATGCCGCGCCCCCGGGGTCTCGGGGGCTGGTCGGGCAACGCGGGCGAGTCGGTACCATGGGGTTTCGGTGACTCTCGCCGAGGTCGGTTTGCGCGGGCGGGTGCGTTCCCCGCTGTCGCCCTGCTGTTCAGCCTGGGGAATGTTGGAGTAGGTGCCATGTCACTCAATGCCGCTGGCGTACCCGAGAAGTTCGCTTCTCTCGGTCTGACCTTCGATGACGTGCTGCTGTTGCCGGGCGCGTCGTCCGTGCTGCCGAACGAGGTGGACACCCGCTCGCGGGTCTCGCGGAACGTCAGGGTGAACCTGCCGCTGCTGTCCGCGGCGATGGACAAGGTCACCGAGGCGCGGATGGCGATCGCGATGGCCCGCCAGGGCGGCGTCGGCGTGCTCCACCGGAACCTGTCCATCGAGGACCAGGTCAACCAGGTCGACATGGTGAAACGCTCGGAGTCCGGGATGGTGACGGACCCGATCACCGTCGAGCCGGACGCGACGCTGGCGGACGCGGACGCCCTCTGTGCGAAGTTCCGGATCAGCGGCGTGCCGGTGACGGACCCGGCGGGCAAGCTGCTCGGGATCGTCACCAACCGGGACATGGCCTTCGAGACCGACCGCTCGCGGCCGGTGCGCGAGGTCATGACGCCGATGCCGCTGGTCACCGGGCATGTCGGGATCGCCGGTGACGAGGCGATGCAGCTGCTCCGCCAGCACAAGATCGAGAAGCTTCCGCTGGTCGACGACGAGGGCCGGCTCAAGGGCCTGATCACCGTCAAGGACTTCGTCAAGGCGGAGAAGTACCCGAACGCCGCCAAGGACGCCGAGGGCCGGCTGCTGGTCGGCGCCGCCGTCGGCGCCAGCGCCGAGGCGATGGAGCGGGCCCAGGCGCTCGCCGCGGCCGGTGTGGACTTCCTGGTCGTGGACACCTCGCACGGGCACAACAGCAACGCCCTGAGCTGGATGGCGAAGATCAAGTCCGCCGTGGACGTGGACGTCGTCGGCGGGAACGTGGCGACCCGCGACGGTGCGCAGGCGCTGATCGACGCCGGGGTGGACGGGATCAAGGTCGGGGTCGGCCCGGGGTCGATCTGCACCACCCGGGTGGTCGCCGGCGTCGGCGTGCCGCAGGTCACGGCGATCCACGAGGCGTTCCAGGCCGCGCAGGCGGCCGGCGTGCCGGTGATCGGGGACGGCGGGCTGCAGTACTCCGGCGACATCGGCAAGGCGCTCGCCGCCGGCGCCGAGACGGTGATGCTCGGCTCGCTGCTGGCCGGGTGCGAGGAGTCGCCCGGCGAGCTGCTCTTCATCAACGGCAAGCAGTTCAAGTCGTACCGGGGGATGGGCTCGCTCGGCGCCATGCAGTCCCGCGGGCAGGCCAGGTCCTTCTCCAAGGACCGCTACTTCCAGAGCGACGTCAGCTCCAACGAGAAGCTGATCGCGGAGGGCGTGGAGGGCCAGGTCGCGTACCGCGGGCCGCTCGCGGCCGTGCTGTACCAGCTGGTCGGCGGGCTGAAGCAGACCATGGGCTATGTCGGCGCGGAGACCATCGCGGAGATGGAGAGCAAGGGCCGGTTCGTCCGGATCACCTCGGCCGGGCTCAAGGAGAGCCACCCGCACGACATCCAGATGACCGTCGAGGCGCCGAACTACCACGGCGGCTGATCCGCGCCGGTCCGGCGCTGGACCGCACCCGTTCGCCCGTGCCCGGGCCGGGCGGCGCCCTGCTCGGATGCGAGAATGGACCGGCCGGTGCGCCGGCCGACAGGGCTTGAGCTTCAGAAGGGCAGCAGAGCGTGACCGAGATCGAGATCGGCCGGGGCAAGCGGGGCCGTCGGGCGTACGCCTTCGACGACATCGCCGTGGTGCCGAGTCGGCGTACCCGGGACCCGAAGGAGGTCTCGATCGCCTGGCAGATCGACGCCTACCGGTTCGAGCTGCCCTTCCTGGCCGCTCCGATGGACAGCGTGGTCTCGCCCTCGCAGGCCATCGCGATCGGGCGGCTCGGCGGCCTCGGGGTGCTCAACCTCGAAGGCCTGTGGACCCGGTACGAGGACCCGCAGCCGCTGCTGGACGAGATCGCGGAGATCACGGACGAGCGGGCGGCGACCCGGCGGCTCCAGGAGATCTACACCGAGCCGATCAAGCCCGAGCTGATCGGGCAGCGGATCCGCGAGGTGCGGGACTCCGGCGTGGTCACGGCGGCGGCGCTGTCGCCGCAGCGGACCGCGGAGTTCTCCAAGGCGGTCGTGGACGCCGGGGTGGACATCTTCGTGATCCGGGGGACCACGGTCTCCGCCGAGCACGTCTCCTCGGCGGCCGAGCCGCTGAACCTCAAGCAGTTCATCTACGAGCTGGACGTGCCGGTGATCGTGGGCGGCTGCGCGACGTACACCGCGGCGCTGCACCTGATGCGGACCGGCGCGGCCGGTGTGCTGGTCGGCTTCGGCGGCGGCGCCGCCCACACCACCCGGAACGTGCTGGGCATCCAGGTGCCGATGGCGACCGCGGTGGCGGACGTGGCGGCGGCCCGGCGGGACTACATGGACGAGTCCGGTGGCCGGTACGTCCACGTGATCGCGGACGGCGGCGTCGGGTACAGCGGTGACCTGGCCAAGGCGATCGCCTGCGGTGCCGACGCGGTGATGATCGGCGCCGCGCTGGCCCGGGCCACGGACGCGCCGGGCCGCGGCCACCACTGGGGGATGGAGGCCGTCCACGAGGAGCTGCCGCGCGGGAAGCGGGTGGACCTCGGGACCTACGGGACCACCGAGGAGATCCTCCTCGGCCCCTCGCACGCCCCGGACGGCACGATGAACCTCTTCGGCGCGCTGCGCCGGGCGATGGCGACCACCGGGTACTCGGAGCTCAAGGAGTTCCAGCGGGTGGAGGTCACGGTCGCCCCCTCGGCCGCCCACCGCTGAGGAAGGACTCCGCTCCCACCGCCCCCGATCCACGGGCCCTTCGGCCCGGGGATCGGGGGCGGACCCGTGGTTGACGCCCTGTGGGCGTCCGGGCGCACCATGGCATATGGGGAGTTCTCGGCTGGGGGATGAGGAGCGCGGCGAAGCGCTTGCCAGGATGGCGGACGGGGAGCTCGACCTGCTGGTGGTCGGGGGCGGGGTGGTCGGCGCGGGCACGGCGCTTGACGCGGTGAGCCGGGGGCTGTCCACCGGACTGGTGGAGATGCGGGACTGGGCGGCGGGCACCTCGTCCCAGTCCAGCAAGCTGGTGCACGGCGGGCTGCGCTATCTGGAGATGCTGGACTTCGGCCTGGTGCGCGAGGCCCTGGTCGAGCGGGGGCTGCTGCTGGAGCGGCTGGCCCCGCATCTGGTACGGCCGGTGCCGTTCCTGTACCCGCTGCGGGGGCGCGGCTGGGAGCGGGGGTACGTCGGCGCCGGGGTGGCCCTCTACGACGGGATGTCGGTGACCGGGGGGCACGGCGGCGGGCTGCCGCTCCACCGGCACCTGACTCGCCGTCAGGCGCTGCGCCAGGCGCCCGCGTTGCGGAAGGACGCCCTGGTGGGGGCCGTCCAGTACTACGACGCCCAGGTGGACGACGCCCGGTTCGTGACGATGCTGGTGCGCACCGCGGCCGGGTACGGAGCGCTGGTGGCGAACCGGGCCCGGGTGGTCGGGTTCCTCCGCGAGGGCGAGCGGGTGGTCGGCGCCCGGGTGCGCGACCTGGAGCAGGGCGGTGAGTTCGAGGTGCGCGCCCGGCAGGTGGTGAACGCGACCGGGGTGTGGACCGACGAGACCCAGGAACTGGTCGGTGAACGGGGCAAGTTCCACGTCCGGGCGTCCAAGGGCATTCACCTGGTGGTCCCGAGGGATCGCATCTTCTCCAAGACGGGTCTCATTCTCCGCACAGAGAAAAGCGTGCTGTTCGTGATCCCGTGGGGCAGGCACTGGATCATCGGAACCACGGACACCGATTGGGAGTTGGACAAGAGTCATCCGGCGGCGAGCAGCGCCGACATCGAGTACCTGCTGCAGCACGTGAACGCGGTCCTGCAGCGGCCGTTGACGAGGGAGGACGTGGAGGGCGTGTACGCCGGGCTGCGTCCCCTGCTGGCCGGCGAGTCCGACGCGACGTCGAAGCTGAGCCGGGAGCATGTGGTCGACCACACCGCCCCCGGCCTGGTCGTGGTCGCGGGCGGCAAGTACACCACGTACCGGGTGATGGCCCGGGACGCGGTGGACGAGGCCGTGTACGGGCTCGACCGCAAGGTGCCGCCGTCCTGCACCGAGCGGCTGCCGCTGGTCGGCGCGGAGGGCTTCCCCGCGCTGTGGAACGGGCGGGCGGAGATCGCCCGCCGCAGCGGGCTGCACGTGGCCAGGGTGGAGCATCTCCTCGGCCGGTACGGTGGGCTGATCGACGAGGTGCTGGCGCTCTTCGGCTGGGACCCCTCGCTGGCCGAACCCCTCGCCGGGGCCGAGGACTACCTGAGAGCCGAGGTGGTGCACGCCTGCCGGTACGAGGGTGCCCGCCATCTGGAGGACGTCCTCGCCCGGCGGACCAGGATCTCCATCGAGACCTTCGACCGCGGCACCGCGGCCATGGAGGAGGCCGCCGATCTGATGGCGGGTCAACTCGGCTGGGACAAGCGGCAGGTGAGACGTGAGGTCGACCACTACGCAAAACGGGTCGAAGCCGAACGGGAGTCGCAGCAGCAGCCGGACGACCGCACCGCCGACGCTGCGCGGTTGGGTGCGGCGGACATTGTGCCGCTACGGTGAGCGCCCGTGCCGGGAAAGTCGCCGCGGGGACACCGAGGCGGCACGGGGAGTCCCGGGCACCTCTCCACCCCCGAGCGGTGGGGATGCGAACGGACAAGGAATGATAGGGACTTCTGGTGGAGGGGTGCCGTGGTGGCGGCGGCATCGTGTCGGCAGTGTGCTTGATCGTTCTCGTGCAGCAGTAGCAGGGGGTCGCCCGGATGGCCGATGAGCAGGACGTGCAGGGGGCCCGGCAGGAAGCTGAGGCTGGTGGCCGGCTTCTGGCCGGTCGCTACCGGCTGGGCTCCGTGCTCGGCCGCGGCGGCATGGGCACGGTGTGGCGTGCCGAGGACGAGATGCTCGGCCGGGTCGTCGCGGTCAAGGAACTCCGGCTCGCGGCGGGCGCCGAGGAGGAGGAGAAGCGCCGGCTGGTCGTGCGCACGCTGCGGGAGGCGAAGGCCACCGCGCGGATCCGGCACACCGGTGCGGTCACGGTCTACGACGTCGTCGAGGAGGACGAGCGGCCGTGGATCGTGATGGAGCTGGTCGAGTCCCGCTCGCTGGCCGACGTCATCAGGGAGGACGGCCCGGTGGGCGTCGAGCGCGCCTCCGAGATCGCTCTCGAACTCCTGAGCGTCCTGGCGGCGGCGCACCGGCAGGGGATCGTCCACCGGGACGTGAAGCCCTCCAACGTGCTGATCGGCGAGGACCCCGACGGGCCCGCGCGGGGCAGCCGGCAGGCCGGCGGGCGGGTGGTCCTCACCGACTTCGGCATCGCCAGCGTCGAGGGGGACCCCTCGGTCACCTCGACCGGGATGCTGGTCGGAGCGCCCTCCTACATCTCCCCGGAGCGGGCGCAGGGCCGCAAGCCGACGCCTGCGGCCGACCTCTGGTCGCTGGGCGCGACACTGTACGCGATGGTCGAGGGGCGGCCGCCGTACGACAAGGGCTCGGCGATCTCGACCCTCACCGCGGTGATCACCGAGCCGTTCGCGGAACCGGAGAACGCCGGGCCGCTGCGCCCGGTCATCGAGCAGCTGCTGCACAAGGACCCGGAG contains the following coding sequences:
- a CDS encoding WhiB family transcriptional regulator, whose product is MADFSRLPGPNADLWDWQLSAACRGVDSSLFFHPEGERGAARTSREQAAKEVCMRCPVRAECAAHALAVREPYGVWGGLTEDEREEMLGRSRHRAPDPDLARDLDEEEDEMAELGLVRRHRTAAYY
- the guaB gene encoding IMP dehydrogenase, with protein sequence MSLNAAGVPEKFASLGLTFDDVLLLPGASSVLPNEVDTRSRVSRNVRVNLPLLSAAMDKVTEARMAIAMARQGGVGVLHRNLSIEDQVNQVDMVKRSESGMVTDPITVEPDATLADADALCAKFRISGVPVTDPAGKLLGIVTNRDMAFETDRSRPVREVMTPMPLVTGHVGIAGDEAMQLLRQHKIEKLPLVDDEGRLKGLITVKDFVKAEKYPNAAKDAEGRLLVGAAVGASAEAMERAQALAAAGVDFLVVDTSHGHNSNALSWMAKIKSAVDVDVVGGNVATRDGAQALIDAGVDGIKVGVGPGSICTTRVVAGVGVPQVTAIHEAFQAAQAAGVPVIGDGGLQYSGDIGKALAAGAETVMLGSLLAGCEESPGELLFINGKQFKSYRGMGSLGAMQSRGQARSFSKDRYFQSDVSSNEKLIAEGVEGQVAYRGPLAAVLYQLVGGLKQTMGYVGAETIAEMESKGRFVRITSAGLKESHPHDIQMTVEAPNYHGG
- a CDS encoding LysR family transcriptional regulator, with amino-acid sequence MIEVRHLRVLRAVARAGSYSAAARELGLTQPAISQQMKALEKSVGTPLVARVGRETRLTEAGEVLTRHANGVLAGLAAAEEELAAIAGLSAGRVRLVSFPTACSALVPAAVARLRAAEPGVRVSLVEAEPPEAVAMLRAGECEVALAFRYPDGAPADAAAGGCADWTDLDVRPLLEDRLVGVLPAGHRLAGRGEERPVGLDELAGEQWIAGCPQCRGQLVEMCAAAGFAPDIDFATDDYPAVVSLVATGLGVAVLPEMAMESVRRSGVEVVPVVPSVRREVAALTLPGLAQVPAVALMMDQFAAAVAE
- a CDS encoding glycerol-3-phosphate dehydrogenase/oxidase gives rise to the protein MGSSRLGDEERGEALARMADGELDLLVVGGGVVGAGTALDAVSRGLSTGLVEMRDWAAGTSSQSSKLVHGGLRYLEMLDFGLVREALVERGLLLERLAPHLVRPVPFLYPLRGRGWERGYVGAGVALYDGMSVTGGHGGGLPLHRHLTRRQALRQAPALRKDALVGAVQYYDAQVDDARFVTMLVRTAAGYGALVANRARVVGFLREGERVVGARVRDLEQGGEFEVRARQVVNATGVWTDETQELVGERGKFHVRASKGIHLVVPRDRIFSKTGLILRTEKSVLFVIPWGRHWIIGTTDTDWELDKSHPAASSADIEYLLQHVNAVLQRPLTREDVEGVYAGLRPLLAGESDATSKLSREHVVDHTAPGLVVVAGGKYTTYRVMARDAVDEAVYGLDRKVPPSCTERLPLVGAEGFPALWNGRAEIARRSGLHVARVEHLLGRYGGLIDEVLALFGWDPSLAEPLAGAEDYLRAEVVHACRYEGARHLEDVLARRTRISIETFDRGTAAMEEAADLMAGQLGWDKRQVRREVDHYAKRVEAERESQQQPDDRTADAARLGAADIVPLR
- the shbA gene encoding RNA polymerase sigma factor ShbA, with the translated sequence MRDDDEASSPGDGAAAGASGTRVGGAGVAGVAAGELVVRAVQGDGAATGELLAQVHPLVHRYCRARLARLPGDARHHVDDVAQEVCLALLSALPRYRDEGRPFEAFVYGIAAHKIADLQRAAMRGPAGQAAILAEELPETADESLGPEERALLSSDAAWMRELLACLTDRQRELVLLRVAAGLTAEETGEVLGMSAGAVRVAQHRALGRLRELAASARAARSSSGAEQGPDRPEGLSA
- a CDS encoding aminotransferase class V-fold PLP-dependent enzyme, with protein sequence MPESSDILPGFVRDQFAPETAYLNTASYGLPPARSFDAVRAALDTWQSGRGAPISRDPQIVAEARSRFAGLLGARAADTAIGSTASALIAPIAAALPGGAEVLCAQGEFASAVQAFHSRGDLAVRTVPLERLAESVRDSTALVTVSVVQSADGRVTDLRALHAVCRERGARLLVDATQAAGWLPLDAADADYWVCGCFKWLLGARSVGFCVLDGTAAREDGLRPVGPGWYSAEDPWANTYDAVEQAADARRFDSTPDWLGCVATAESLAFLAEVGIDRINRHDLALAREFREAATDLGYKPVAENASAIVSLPGAPPLASPSVVTSHRAGALRVSFHVFNTREDVRSAIAALRASTG
- a CDS encoding GuaB3 family IMP dehydrogenase-related protein, which encodes MTEIEIGRGKRGRRAYAFDDIAVVPSRRTRDPKEVSIAWQIDAYRFELPFLAAPMDSVVSPSQAIAIGRLGGLGVLNLEGLWTRYEDPQPLLDEIAEITDERAATRRLQEIYTEPIKPELIGQRIREVRDSGVVTAAALSPQRTAEFSKAVVDAGVDIFVIRGTTVSAEHVSSAAEPLNLKQFIYELDVPVIVGGCATYTAALHLMRTGAAGVLVGFGGGAAHTTRNVLGIQVPMATAVADVAAARRDYMDESGGRYVHVIADGGVGYSGDLAKAIACGADAVMIGAALARATDAPGRGHHWGMEAVHEELPRGKRVDLGTYGTTEEILLGPSHAPDGTMNLFGALRRAMATTGYSELKEFQRVEVTVAPSAAHR
- a CDS encoding response regulator transcription factor; the encoded protein is MTSVLVCDDSPLAREALRRAVATVPGVDRVTTATNGEEVLRRWVADRSDLVLMDVRMPGLGGVETVRRLLSADPGARIIMLTVAEDLDGVALAVAAGARGYLHKDASRAELRATVTQALADPTWRLAPRRLRCAEMGAAPTLTAREIQVLEGMSHGRSNAEIGRELFLSEDTVKTHARRLFKKLGASDRAHAVALGFRWGLVR